Genomic segment of Polynucleobacter necessarius:
AGGCAACTCCCTCGCTAAATGAATTAACCTTGGGATATCAATACCAGTGTCATACCCCATGGCATCCAGCATATAAATTGCATCTTCGCTGGAAATATTTCCACTGGCTCCGGGAGCGTATGGGCATCCACCTAAACCTCCAAGCGATCCATCAAAACGCGTAATGCCAGATTGCGCTGCTGCTAATACATTGGCAAGCCCCATTCCTCTGGTGTTATGAAAATGCATCGTAAGTTGTAGGTTCGGAAATCGCTTTTGTAAAGCCTCTGACATTTTCGCCACCTGTTTAGGATTCGCCATACCAGTTGTGTCGCAAATCGTTAAGCCTCGAACCCCAAGATCAGCAAAGCGCTTAGCAAACTCCCCCACTACATTTTCCGGCACCTCTCCCTCCATAGGACAACCAAAACAGGTAAATAAAGAAACATTAATAGGCGTCCTTCCATCAACATATTTGATAACTTCTGCCAACCCTGAAAAACTCTTTTCCCTTGTCATCCGAAGATTGGCAAGGTTATGCGTCTCTGAAGTCGACATTACTAGATTAAATTCATCTGCACGAGGCTCAAAAGCACGCTCAGCTCCACGCAAGTTAGGCACTAAGGCTGTGTATTCAACCCCGGGAACTCGCTGGATTTTTCCCATGACTTCCTCAGCGTCCCGGAGCATCGGTATCGCCTTAGGTGAGGTGAATGAGGTCACCTCAATCTTGGCAAAACCGCATTGACTCAACTCATCAATGAGTCGAACTTTATCTTCTGTCGGGATAAAACTTGGCTCAATCTGAAAGCCATCCCTTGTCACTACGTCATTGAAATAAATTCTAGTCATGCGCTTCTCTTTTCATCATTTAGTAAATGCAACACCGCGCGCCTTGAGTGATGCTACCTGTGAGTCGCTCAAGCCAATATCACGTAATATTTCTTCAGTATTTTCACCAATATCAGGCGCTAATGTTTTGATTGAACCAGGGGGTGCGGGAAAGCTTCGGAAAAACACCAGGAACATCCACACTCGTTCCATCTTGCATCTTGATGGTCTCGATATTGCCTCGAGCTTTGTAGTGCGGATCCTTTGCGATATCGGCTACCGTATAGATTCTTCCCGCTGGAACTGCTACAGAATCTAAGGCCTCTAATGCCAAATCAGTACTCACCATTTTGGCCCACTCGCCAATTACCTGATCAAGCTCTATAACGCGCTTGACCCGCCCATCATTATTTTCTAATTCTGGATCATCCCCCAAATCCTCGCGACCAATCAACTTCATCAGTCGCTTAAAAATACTATCCCCGTTGCCGGCAATCAGAATGTAACCGCCATCTGCACATAAGTAGACATTTGTTGGCGCAATTCCCGGAAGTGCACTGCCCGCAGCCTGCCTTACCTCACCAAATGCGCTGTACTCAGGCAAGAGACTTTCCATGCAATTAAAAACTGCTTCATAAAGGGCAATATCTATCACCTGACCCTTCCCACTCTGATGACGCTCTTGTAGGGCCATCAAAATGCCGATAACCCCATGCAAAGAAGCCAATGTATCGCCAATGCTAATTCCTACACGAACGGGAACCCTTCCAGGCTCAGCTGTTAAGTGGCGCAAACCACCCATTGCCTCCGCTACAACTCCAAAGCCAGGCTTATCCCTGTATGGGCCGGTTTGGCCATACCCACTAATTCTGAGAACAATTAAGCGAGGATTGATTTTGAGCAGCTCACTTGGGTCAAGCCCCCAACCCTCTAAGGTCCCTGGACGAAAACTTTCAATCAAGATATCTGCATCTTTTGCAAGCGTTCTGATAATATCTTGCGCCTCTAGTTGTTTCAAATCCAAAGAAAGAGAGCGTTTATTACGAGACTGCACTTGCCACCAAATGGAAGTGCCATCTTTTAGCAATCGCCACTTGCGCAGAGCATCGCCCACCTTGGGCGACTCAATCTTGACAACGTCTGCCCCAAAGTCTGCTAAGGTTTTAGCGGCAAATGGTCCAGCAATGAGCTGACCCATTTCAATTACTTTCAGACCGGATAATGGCTCCATGAGGCCTCCTTGTTTGCAATCTCAACAACATAATGCCCAATTTAAACCTTGTAAATTGCTATCCCAAGGGGCAGCCTTCTCATTTTGCGAAGGCTTGGCTAGAATAAACCTATGAAGCTCTACATCAACCCCGCCAGAATCGACTTTGTCACCCTTAAGCTCTTTTGCGCCACGGCCCAGTCAGGAAGCATCACCAAAGGTGCTGCAGAATGTAATCTAGCGCTATCAGCTGCAAGCAGAAGAATTTCAGAACTAGAAGATGTGATTGGTAATGCACTCTTAGAGAGAGGTGCCAAGGGGGTGACGCTGACCCAAGCTGGTCACGCAGTAATGCAACATGCTCTTCGTCTTTATCAAGGATTTGAACAATTTAGCGAAGAATTAGGTGCATATGCAAGCGGCACCAAAGGGCACGTTCGACTCTGGGCAGATATGTCAGCCTTAACAGAGTTTCTACCCGCCACATTGGCCAGCTTTCTAAAAGCACACCCTGAAATTCAAGTAGATCTTGAAGAGCAACTCAGCGGGGATATTGTGAAGTCCTTGCTAGACGGCATTTCAGATATGGGTGTGTTTGCTGAAGGTGCGCCCACTGCCGGATTAAGTGCCCATATTATTGGTCATGATGAGTTAGTGATTATTTGCAGTAAATCACACCCACTCAAAAGCAGAAAGAAAATTGCTTTTGAAGAATGTCTTGATTACGATATTGTGGGCTTAAATCGAGGAAGCTCGTTATTAGAACTAACTTCCAGATCAGCTGAGCGTCTTGGCAAACCAATGCGACTCAGAATCCAAGTTCGAAGCTATGACGCCATGTGTCAAATGATTGCGGTTAACTTAGGCGTCGGCGTGAAGCTTGTGAATCTCAAATCAAGGCAATGAACTTGGGATATATCAAGCTCAGCGACCCTTGGGCAAAACGTAATTTATTGCTAGCAAGCAAAGAAGGTGTCACCCTATCCCCCGCATCAACCCTTTTAAGAACATATCTTATTCAGGCGCTCGCTAATAAAATAGGGCGCAAATACATTGCGCCCTATTTTATTAGCTAGAAAGAAGTTGAACTTATTTCTTGCCCAACATTTCCCAAGCAGCAACTACGCTATCAGGATTAAGGGAGATTGAGGTAATCCCCTTAGCAACCAACCAACGCGCAAAGTCTGGGTGGTCTGAAGGACCTTGACCGCAAATACCAACATATTTATTTTGCTTACGGCAAGCCTCAATGGAGCGGGTAATCATGAACTCAACCGCAGGATCGCGCTCATCAAAGTCAATTGCCAGCAATTCCATACCGGAGTCACGATCTAGACCCAGTGTTAACTGAGTCATATCGTTTGAACCGATTGAAAATCCATCAAAATGCTCGAGGAATTGATCGGCCAAAATTGCATTGGAAGGAATCTCGCACATCATGATTAGGCGTAAACCTTTTTCGCCACGCTTGAGGCCAAACTTCGCCATCATATCGATCACGCGCTCAGCTTGCTTAATGGTACGGACAAATGGAACCATGATCTCAACGTTATCCAAGCCCATATCTTCACGAACACGCTTCATTGCGGCGCACTCTAAGGCAAAGGCTTCGCCGAAATCTGCTGATACGTAACGGGAAGCGCCACGGAAACCCAGCATTGGATTCTCTTCATCCGGCTCATAACGTGAACCGCCGATCAGTTTTTTGTACTCGTTTGACTTAAAGTCAGACAAGCGAACGATTACTGGTTTTGGATAGAAAGCGGCAGCAATCGTTGCCACACCCTCAACCAATTTATCTTCATAGAACTGACGTGGGCTTGCATAGCCACGAGCAACACTTTCAACAGCGCGCTTGAGATCGGGATCAATGTTTGGGTACTCCAATACAGCACGTGGATGCACTCCAATGTAGTTATTGATGATGAACTCAAGACGAGCCAGGCCAACACCCGCATTTGGGATTTGGCAGAAATCGAACGCTAACTGAGGATTACCAATATTCATGGTGATCTTAACTGGGATCTCTGGCAATACTCCACGAGATACTTCAGTCACTTCAGTTTCAATCAAGCCATCATAAATGTGACCTTCATCGCCTTCTGCGCAAGAGACAGTAACCATCATGCCGTCTTGCAAATGCTCAGTCGCATCTCCGCAACCGACCACCGCTGGAACACCCAACTCACGAGCAATAATCGCTGCGTGACAAGTACGGCCGCCGCGATTAGTCACAATCGCGGAAGCGCGCTTCATGACTGGCTCCCAGTTAGGGTCAGTCATATCCGCAACCAAGACGTCACCTGGCTGTACACGATCCATCTCGCTTGGATCGCGAATTACTCGTACTGGACCTGCACCAATCTTTTGACCAATTGCACGACCTTTGGCCAGAACCTTAGAGGCGCCCTTGAGTTTGTAACGCATCTCCACTTGACCAGCAGCCTGACTCTTCACCGTCTCTGGACGTGCTTGCAGAATATAAATACGGCCATCTTGACCATCTTTACCCCACTCGATATCCATTGGACGACCGTAGTGCTTCTCAATAATGACGGCATATTTTGCTAACTCAGTGATGTCTGCATCTTCTAATGAAAAACGATTGCGTTTTTCTGGAGCCACATCCACAGTCATCACCTTCTCAGCAGAACCTGCTGGGGCGAATTGCATCTGAATTAACTTGGAGCCTAAAGAGCGGCGAATAATCGCCTTCTTGTCTTGTGCCAATGTCGTTTTGAATACGTAGAACTCATCTGGGTTAACTGCACCCTGCACTACCGTCTCACCTAAGCCATAGCTAGAAGTGATGAATACGACATTCTCAAAGCCAGATTCGGTATCCAGAGTAAACATCACGCCAGCTGCGCCTAGGTCTGAGCGCACCATACGTTGGATACCAGCAGATAAGGCCACTTCAGCATGAGCAAAACCCTTGTGAACGCGGTAAGAAATCGCACGATCGTTATACAAGGATGCGAATACTTCACGAATCTTCTTCAGAACATCATCAATACCCTCGACGTTCAAGAAAGTTTCTTGCTGTCCAGCAAATGAAGCATCAGGTAAATCTTCTGCAGTTGCAGAGGATCGCACTGCAAAAGAGCCTTTGCCAGAATCATCTAATTTTTTAAATGCCGTACGAATCTCTTCGTCAAGACGTGGTTGAAACGGGGCAGTTTCAATCCAGCCGCGGATCTCTTTACCAGCTTCAGCTAGAGCACGCACATCATCAATATTCAGGCTCTCCAAACGCTTCTGGATGTGCTCAGTCAGATTGTTGTGCTCTAAGAAATCACGAAATGCCAATGAGGTCGTTGCAAATCCAGTAGGTACACGTACACCCGTAGATGACAACTGAGAAATCATTTCACCGAGTGAGGCGTTTTTACCACCGACTGACTCAACATCGGTCATCCGGAGTTGCTCAAAAG
This window contains:
- a CDS encoding hydroxymethylglutaryl-CoA lyase encodes the protein MTRIYFNDVVTRDGFQIEPSFIPTEDKVRLIDELSQCGFAKIEVTSFTSPKAIPMLRDAEEVMGKIQRVPGVEYTALVPNLRGAERAFEPRADEFNLVMSTSETHNLANLRMTREKSFSGLAEVIKYVDGRTPINVSLFTCFGCPMEGEVPENVVGEFAKRFADLGVRGLTICDTTGMANPKQVAKMSEALQKRFPNLQLTMHFHNTRGMGLANVLAAAQSGITRFDGSLGGLGGCPYAPGASGNISSEDAIYMLDAMGYDTGIDIPRLIHLARELPLIVGHPVPGQVAKAGSACDLHPAPDYVDQLR
- a CDS encoding LysR family transcriptional regulator, translated to MKLYINPARIDFVTLKLFCATAQSGSITKGAAECNLALSAASRRISELEDVIGNALLERGAKGVTLTQAGHAVMQHALRLYQGFEQFSEELGAYASGTKGHVRLWADMSALTEFLPATLASFLKAHPEIQVDLEEQLSGDIVKSLLDGISDMGVFAEGAPTAGLSAHIIGHDELVIICSKSHPLKSRKKIAFEECLDYDIVGLNRGSSLLELTSRSAERLGKPMRLRIQVRSYDAMCQMIAVNLGVGVKLVNLKSRQ
- the ppsA gene encoding phosphoenolpyruvate synthase is translated as MSNQQQQSSNVVNAYVLPFEQLRMTDVESVGGKNASLGEMISQLSSTGVRVPTGFATTSLAFRDFLEHNNLTEHIQKRLESLNIDDVRALAEAGKEIRGWIETAPFQPRLDEEIRTAFKKLDDSGKGSFAVRSSATAEDLPDASFAGQQETFLNVEGIDDVLKKIREVFASLYNDRAISYRVHKGFAHAEVALSAGIQRMVRSDLGAAGVMFTLDTESGFENVVFITSSYGLGETVVQGAVNPDEFYVFKTTLAQDKKAIIRRSLGSKLIQMQFAPAGSAEKVMTVDVAPEKRNRFSLEDADITELAKYAVIIEKHYGRPMDIEWGKDGQDGRIYILQARPETVKSQAAGQVEMRYKLKGASKVLAKGRAIGQKIGAGPVRVIRDPSEMDRVQPGDVLVADMTDPNWEPVMKRASAIVTNRGGRTCHAAIIARELGVPAVVGCGDATEHLQDGMMVTVSCAEGDEGHIYDGLIETEVTEVSRGVLPEIPVKITMNIGNPQLAFDFCQIPNAGVGLARLEFIINNYIGVHPRAVLEYPNIDPDLKRAVESVARGYASPRQFYEDKLVEGVATIAAAFYPKPVIVRLSDFKSNEYKKLIGGSRYEPDEENPMLGFRGASRYVSADFGEAFALECAAMKRVREDMGLDNVEIMVPFVRTIKQAERVIDMMAKFGLKRGEKGLRLIMMCEIPSNAILADQFLEHFDGFSIGSNDMTQLTLGLDRDSGMELLAIDFDERDPAVEFMITRSIEACRKQNKYVGICGQGPSDHPDFARWLVAKGITSISLNPDSVVAAWEMLGKK